In Allomuricauda ruestringensis DSM 13258, the following proteins share a genomic window:
- a CDS encoding fibronectin type III domain-containing protein, whose amino-acid sequence MKKINCLLIVFSLGLVQLPAQTKPEILVQPYLQDAEPNSMVIMWETSSGEESIVEWGTTKKLGKKTTGKAEDINFSDSRVHTVKLEGLKRFTEYYYRVKTGKVRSDIFQFKTPPFSSDEESFNIVAMSDMQYDSQHPNKFSEIVNQGVLQYLEQAHGGKLSNNLAMVMIPGDLVTTGSKYYQWKEHFFDPGQKLFAKVPVYPVLGNHERNSVFYFKYFSLPENGTPAYAEHWWYKDYGNTRIIGLNSNDGYRDLREQYEWLEQVLADTEKNDDIDFVFAQLHHPHKSELWIPGEEESTGKVVKMLEAFSTKTGKPSIHFFGHTHGYSRGQSRDHKHLWINVASAGGAIDNWGEFEGRDYDEFTVTQDEYGFVMVEVDGNRNDPKFKIKRISQGNNIKSRQNELRDSITIWRLEKKPNPPKPIFPVNNEMVKEEFAILKAGEFSSSLSGAFHAAAHWQVSQTSDFEKLDLDSWKQFENWYYMENRQKEDDLTDEKTKRLQPNTTYYWRVRYRDQNLNWSDWSQIASFKTPQENDK is encoded by the coding sequence ATGAAAAAAATTAACTGTTTACTTATTGTTTTTAGTTTGGGATTGGTACAGCTCCCTGCCCAGACCAAACCTGAAATTCTTGTACAACCCTATTTGCAGGATGCTGAACCCAATTCCATGGTGATCATGTGGGAAACCTCTAGCGGGGAAGAAAGTATTGTGGAGTGGGGAACCACCAAAAAACTGGGCAAAAAAACCACTGGAAAGGCAGAGGATATCAATTTTTCCGATTCAAGGGTCCACACCGTGAAATTGGAGGGGCTCAAACGTTTCACGGAGTACTATTATCGTGTAAAAACAGGAAAGGTAAGATCGGACATTTTCCAGTTCAAGACACCACCGTTTTCAAGTGACGAAGAGTCCTTCAATATTGTGGCCATGAGCGATATGCAATATGATAGTCAGCACCCCAACAAATTTTCCGAGATCGTGAATCAAGGGGTGCTTCAATATCTAGAACAAGCGCATGGGGGCAAATTATCGAACAATTTGGCCATGGTTATGATTCCTGGTGATTTAGTGACCACCGGGAGTAAATACTATCAATGGAAGGAACATTTTTTTGATCCCGGCCAAAAACTTTTTGCAAAGGTTCCCGTGTATCCCGTTTTGGGAAATCATGAGAGAAATTCTGTTTTTTACTTCAAATATTTTAGCCTTCCGGAAAACGGAACACCTGCCTATGCCGAACATTGGTGGTACAAAGATTATGGCAATACAAGAATCATAGGATTGAATTCCAATGACGGTTACCGCGACCTCCGCGAACAATACGAGTGGTTGGAACAAGTGCTGGCAGATACCGAAAAGAACGATGATATTGATTTTGTGTTTGCACAATTGCACCATCCACATAAATCAGAACTTTGGATTCCAGGAGAAGAAGAATCCACAGGGAAGGTGGTAAAAATGCTGGAAGCGTTTTCCACCAAAACAGGAAAGCCAAGTATCCACTTTTTTGGACACACCCATGGGTATTCGCGTGGACAGTCCCGAGATCACAAACATTTGTGGATTAATGTGGCCTCAGCAGGTGGAGCTATCGACAATTGGGGCGAGTTTGAAGGAAGGGACTATGATGAGTTTACCGTTACCCAAGACGAATACGGTTTTGTCATGGTCGAGGTTGATGGTAACCGGAACGATCCTAAATTCAAGATTAAGAGAATCAGTCAAGGGAATAACATTAAGTCCAGGCAGAACGAGCTTCGCGACAGCATTACCATTTGGCGATTGGAGAAAAAGCCCAACCCTCCCAAACCGATTTTCCCAGTCAATAATGAAATGGTAAAAGAAGAATTTGCCATCTTGAAAGCTGGTGAGTTTTCAAGTTCGCTGAGCGGTGCTTTTCATGCAGCTGCACATTGGCAAGTCTCCCAAACCTCTGATTTTGAAAAGTTGGATTTGGACAGCTGGAAACAGTTCGAAAACTGGTATTACATGGAAAACCGTCAAAAAGAGGACGATTTGACCGATGAAAAAACCAAACGATTACAACCAAATACTACCTATTATTGGAGGGTCCGATACCGTGATCAGAACCTAAATTGGAGTGATTGGTCCCAAATAGCATCATTTAAAACACCACAGGAAAATGATAAATAG
- a CDS encoding aspartate aminotransferase family protein, with the protein MDRIKRDKHNLESVVEGDINLTSARAEWLRQEVDEETKNLLEKDAKYFIHQSMSTPCLDVLQNCEGSHIESVSGKKYLDFHGNNVHQIGFSHPKMVSRLTEQLQSLTFSTRRYANETAIRFAEKLTSYTPKGLDRILLTPNGSSAIGIALKLARAVTGKHKVVSFWDSFHGASLDAISIGGESVFQEHMGPLMPGVERIPPPITYRGIFEGNEEKALGYLQYVLEKDRQIGAFLAETIRNTDVQIPSKKFWKGAKALCDKHGVILILDEIPIAFGRTGKMFAYELFDIEPDILCLGKGLGGGIFPQAAIVTREEYNKFGDISLGHYTHEKSPLGSIAGLTLLEVLEDEDILQKVKEDQEFMRKNLYKMHRKYSMIGDVRGVGLLWGIELVTDRTTKEKATAEAEEIMYECLKQGLSFKVSKGNVLQLSPPLTITREELEKAFEILNRAFLKTNTIV; encoded by the coding sequence ATGGACCGTATAAAGCGCGATAAGCACAACTTAGAATCTGTTGTTGAAGGCGACATTAATCTAACCTCTGCCAGGGCTGAATGGTTGCGGCAAGAAGTGGACGAAGAAACCAAAAACCTATTGGAAAAAGATGCCAAGTACTTTATACATCAATCTATGTCCACTCCTTGTTTGGATGTGCTCCAGAATTGTGAAGGCTCGCACATTGAAAGTGTATCAGGAAAAAAGTATCTCGATTTTCATGGGAACAACGTACATCAAATTGGGTTTTCCCACCCAAAAATGGTTTCTCGCTTAACAGAGCAACTGCAAAGCCTTACCTTCTCCACCCGGAGGTATGCCAATGAAACAGCTATTCGATTTGCTGAGAAACTAACCTCATATACTCCCAAGGGCCTTGACCGTATTTTGCTTACGCCAAATGGAAGCTCTGCTATTGGAATTGCCCTAAAATTGGCAAGGGCCGTAACCGGAAAACACAAAGTAGTCTCATTCTGGGATTCGTTCCACGGAGCCTCTTTGGATGCCATAAGTATAGGCGGCGAGTCCGTTTTTCAGGAACATATGGGGCCATTAATGCCAGGTGTGGAGCGTATTCCGCCCCCAATCACCTATCGTGGTATTTTCGAAGGTAATGAGGAAAAAGCTTTGGGATATTTGCAATATGTTTTGGAAAAAGACCGTCAGATCGGGGCGTTTTTGGCGGAAACCATTCGTAATACAGATGTTCAGATCCCATCAAAAAAATTCTGGAAAGGAGCAAAAGCGTTGTGCGACAAGCATGGGGTGATACTGATTTTGGATGAAATCCCCATCGCCTTCGGACGCACGGGCAAAATGTTTGCCTATGAGCTTTTTGATATTGAACCTGACATTCTATGTTTGGGCAAAGGTCTGGGTGGAGGAATTTTTCCACAGGCAGCCATTGTGACCCGGGAGGAGTACAACAAGTTCGGTGATATTTCGCTCGGACACTATACGCACGAAAAAAGTCCGTTGGGTTCCATAGCGGGATTAACCTTATTGGAAGTGCTCGAAGACGAAGATATTCTTCAAAAAGTAAAGGAAGATCAAGAGTTTATGCGGAAAAACCTTTACAAAATGCACCGTAAATATTCCATGATTGGGGATGTACGTGGCGTGGGCTTGCTTTGGGGCATTGAACTGGTAACCGATAGAACTACCAAGGAAAAAGCAACCGCCGAAGCCGAAGAAATTATGTACGAGTGTCTAAAACAGGGATTGAGTTTTAAAGTTTCCAAAGGAAACGTACTCCAACTTTCGCCTCCGTTGACCATAACCAGGGAAGAACTGGAAAAAGCCTTTGAAATTTTGAACCGTGCCTTTTTAAAAACCAACACCATAGTCTAA
- a CDS encoding ComEC/Rec2 family competence protein, with the protein MHFNLKRPYLFIIILMVQLSHGQKQLPDWQPGFLDIHHINTGRGDATFMVFPDGTTMLVDAGDMSETHPRTTSSRNAKLVPNRSKTAPEWIVDYIDQFLSKKQERKLDYALISHYHDDHFGEIDSLRSIAKGGYQLTGIMEVGTLIPIKKLIDRGFDYPIDLTNEQVQSKERFSKDAYGMIPTLKEYWKFIAYQSGKVGLENEALQVGSNYQITLKNHPKDYPNFSVQNIASNGNIWTGYDDSFYPLFKEGEYPGENSLSSVIRIDYGKFNYYTGGDISGINSFGQTDINDVESHIAPIVGPVDVATLNHHGNRDSQNPFYVRTIRPRVWIQQNWTADHPGEEVLRRITSTKLYPGDRDIFSTVMLQGAKDVIGGKLDLYKSQNGHIVIRVYNNGDAYKVYVLDDTTEGRKILSEHGPYKAR; encoded by the coding sequence ATGCATTTCAACCTCAAAAGACCTTATCTCTTCATCATTATTCTAATGGTGCAACTTTCACACGGGCAAAAACAATTGCCCGATTGGCAACCTGGATTTTTGGATATCCACCATATCAATACAGGTAGGGGCGATGCCACTTTTATGGTATTTCCCGATGGTACGACCATGTTGGTGGATGCTGGCGATATGTCCGAAACCCATCCAAGGACAACATCGAGCAGAAATGCCAAATTGGTTCCGAACAGGAGTAAAACTGCCCCCGAGTGGATTGTAGATTATATAGATCAGTTCTTGTCCAAAAAACAAGAGCGCAAGTTGGATTATGCATTGATCTCCCATTACCACGACGACCATTTCGGGGAGATTGATTCGTTGCGTTCAATTGCCAAAGGAGGATACCAGCTTACAGGGATTATGGAAGTGGGTACACTGATTCCGATTAAAAAATTGATCGACCGTGGTTTTGATTATCCTATTGATCTAACCAACGAGCAAGTACAATCTAAAGAACGATTTTCCAAGGACGCCTACGGAATGATTCCAACCTTGAAGGAATATTGGAAATTCATTGCATATCAATCAGGAAAAGTTGGTCTGGAAAATGAAGCTTTACAGGTAGGAAGTAACTATCAGATTACATTAAAAAATCATCCAAAGGATTATCCCAACTTTTCTGTTCAAAACATAGCCTCCAACGGGAATATTTGGACAGGCTACGACGATTCGTTTTATCCCCTTTTTAAAGAAGGAGAGTATCCCGGGGAAAATTCGTTGAGCAGCGTAATCCGTATTGATTATGGCAAGTTTAATTATTACACCGGAGGGGATATTTCTGGCATCAATAGCTTTGGACAGACCGATATTAACGATGTGGAATCCCATATTGCACCAATTGTCGGACCCGTGGATGTGGCCACGTTGAATCATCACGGGAACCGTGACTCACAGAACCCATTTTATGTGCGTACGATTCGCCCTCGAGTCTGGATTCAGCAAAACTGGACAGCGGACCATCCAGGAGAAGAAGTACTGCGAAGAATAACATCGACCAAATTATATCCTGGCGACCGGGATATATTTTCAACCGTTATGCTGCAAGGTGCAAAAGATGTGATCGGTGGTAAGTTGGATCTTTATAAAAGTCAGAATGGGCATATAGTTATTCGGGTGTACAACAATGGTGATGCCTATAAAGTTTATGTGCTGGACGACACCACAGAAGGACGAAAAATTTTAAGTGAACATGGACCGTATAAAGCGCGATAA
- a CDS encoding alkaline phosphatase family protein: protein MTTGILFLWSCSSKKEQTPKGIEHIIVIGVDGMSPNGIQKASTPTLDTMIQNGSATMHARPVLPSSSSPNWASMVMGADTEQHGVTSNGWEKFDHQLPPVVVTENGTFPTIFTLFKDQQPEAHVGAIYDWDGFGRLFEKEDVDFDIDGDHEDKTTKAAVDYIKKNTPTLTFVHLDHVDHAGHAQGHGTPDYYKSVEKADALIAKILDATKEAGIFEKTMFIVSADHGGLGFGHGGESLAEMEIPFILYGAGIKKGYKIEETVYQYDNAPTVAYAMGLQTPQAWIGRPVKGAFTGNEAPKLIYGRKEQITTPKILPDAGYFEPAGGVFKADSVAVVMLNPNNVGQIRYTIGNKVPTLENSQVYQDTFYLKQTNIIKAGIFQNDQLVSTVAEGSFRIVSKTKQDPVKFWVYQVNGIKKLPDFADFNPILEGFVTDFSHKQALSEAMPQEQVAVAFESYLEVQEAGKYTFFTNSDDGSKLYVNGIEIVDNDGDHGVMERSGAFELSKGRHLVRIEFFNGGGGYHLDVKYSGPDTPKQIIPANQLYREK, encoded by the coding sequence ATGACCACAGGGATTCTGTTCCTGTGGTCTTGTTCTTCCAAAAAGGAGCAAACTCCAAAAGGAATCGAACATATTATTGTCATCGGGGTTGATGGAATGAGTCCCAACGGGATTCAAAAAGCAAGTACACCGACATTGGATACGATGATTCAAAATGGTTCGGCAACTATGCATGCCAGGCCTGTGCTTCCATCTAGCTCCAGTCCCAATTGGGCCAGTATGGTTATGGGGGCCGATACGGAACAACACGGAGTAACCTCCAACGGTTGGGAAAAGTTCGACCATCAGTTGCCACCCGTAGTCGTTACCGAAAACGGGACATTCCCAACCATATTCACCCTTTTTAAAGACCAGCAGCCAGAAGCTCATGTTGGAGCCATCTACGATTGGGATGGTTTTGGACGTTTGTTCGAAAAAGAGGATGTTGATTTTGATATTGACGGGGACCATGAGGACAAGACGACCAAAGCCGCAGTGGACTACATCAAAAAAAATACGCCAACGCTCACTTTTGTGCATTTGGATCATGTAGATCACGCGGGTCATGCCCAAGGCCACGGTACTCCCGATTATTATAAGTCTGTGGAAAAAGCAGACGCCCTGATTGCTAAAATTTTGGATGCCACAAAAGAAGCAGGCATTTTTGAAAAAACCATGTTCATCGTATCAGCAGATCACGGAGGATTGGGCTTTGGTCATGGAGGGGAAAGCTTGGCTGAAATGGAAATACCATTCATTTTGTACGGTGCAGGAATCAAAAAAGGCTACAAAATAGAAGAAACCGTGTATCAATACGATAATGCGCCTACCGTTGCCTACGCCATGGGCTTGCAAACACCTCAAGCTTGGATAGGCAGACCCGTAAAAGGCGCTTTTACAGGAAATGAAGCCCCAAAACTGATCTATGGGCGAAAAGAGCAGATAACCACGCCAAAAATTCTTCCGGATGCTGGCTATTTTGAACCAGCTGGGGGAGTTTTTAAAGCGGATTCTGTTGCAGTGGTGATGCTAAACCCAAATAATGTGGGACAGATTCGGTACACCATTGGAAACAAAGTACCAACATTGGAAAATAGCCAAGTCTACCAGGACACTTTTTATTTGAAACAGACCAACATTATCAAAGCAGGTATCTTTCAGAACGATCAATTGGTGAGCACTGTTGCCGAAGGAAGCTTCAGAATTGTGTCAAAAACAAAGCAAGATCCAGTAAAATTTTGGGTGTATCAGGTGAACGGAATAAAGAAATTACCTGATTTTGCTGATTTCAATCCGATTCTTGAAGGTTTTGTAACTGATTTTTCACATAAGCAGGCATTATCAGAAGCGATGCCACAAGAGCAAGTTGCTGTTGCTTTTGAAAGTTATTTGGAAGTGCAGGAAGCAGGGAAATATACTTTTTTCACCAATAGTGATGATGGAAGCAAGCTTTATGTTAACGGTATCGAAATCGTGGACAACGATGGCGACCATGGTGTAATGGAGCGTAGCGGGGCGTTTGAACTTTCCAAGGGGAGACATTTGGTTCGTATAGAGTTTTTTAATGGAGGAGGGGGCTATCATCTGGACGTAAAATATTCAGGTCCCGACACCCCAAAACAAATCATTCCAGCAAATCAATTGTATAGAGAAAAATAA
- a CDS encoding SusD/RagB family nutrient-binding outer membrane lipoprotein translates to MKKIFLIATVLAMTLGSCDKFDVSNENPDVALNINQNPELLLTNLQRRSIREAVGGSWSEGNLMGQYGARIVFTSFDLFDWGDQGGAWNDYYYAIRDAKELEELANETDLKSYVAVSKIMQTWAYSILTDMWGDIPYSEVNQASEENYTPMYDEQEAIYTDMLAELATANTLLSGANLTQIKGDLLFDGDLEMWRKFANSLRMRLALRLSEVSPSVASEVIAEIYNNPGQFPIMESNEDNATLTFLAANPDAHPVTEESVYRVGSYNEYRISEHFVTMLEGLKDPRLEFFADPTTNSVEQGTPEIVGMLNGVVDGPAYTYQGGDAFLSKFNIDYFYFQPNTNQARLMLYSEVQFILAEAAQRGWINADAQTFYEKGVTANFEYWGVDLPADYLTSSGVAFDNSLETIMTQKYINLFYTDYQGFIEYKRTGFPATIEPGPDAFYDVYPSRFEYPSNEESLNNANYTEAANRIGGDQITTKVWWEN, encoded by the coding sequence ATGAAAAAGATATTTTTAATAGCGACAGTACTTGCAATGACTCTTGGGTCTTGTGACAAGTTTGACGTGAGCAACGAGAACCCTGATGTTGCCTTGAACATTAACCAAAACCCCGAACTTCTCCTGACAAACCTTCAAAGAAGGTCCATTAGGGAAGCCGTAGGTGGGTCTTGGAGCGAAGGAAACCTTATGGGGCAATATGGGGCCCGAATCGTATTTACCTCTTTCGATTTGTTCGATTGGGGCGATCAGGGCGGAGCATGGAACGATTATTACTATGCCATTAGGGATGCCAAAGAATTGGAGGAATTGGCTAATGAGACAGACCTGAAGAGTTATGTGGCCGTCTCCAAAATTATGCAGACCTGGGCTTACAGTATATTAACCGATATGTGGGGAGATATTCCTTACTCCGAGGTAAACCAAGCCAGTGAGGAAAACTACACGCCCATGTATGATGAGCAAGAGGCAATCTACACCGACATGTTGGCCGAACTTGCCACTGCCAACACGCTATTGTCGGGAGCCAACTTAACCCAAATCAAAGGGGATTTGCTCTTTGATGGTGATTTGGAAATGTGGAGAAAGTTTGCCAATTCACTGCGGATGCGTTTGGCACTTCGCTTAAGCGAAGTTTCACCATCGGTAGCTTCTGAAGTGATTGCTGAAATCTATAACAACCCAGGTCAATTCCCGATAATGGAATCCAATGAAGATAATGCAACCCTTACATTCTTGGCTGCAAACCCAGATGCACACCCAGTGACCGAAGAGTCCGTTTACCGTGTGGGATCTTATAACGAATACAGGATTTCCGAGCATTTTGTAACAATGTTGGAAGGGTTGAAAGATCCACGGCTGGAGTTCTTTGCGGATCCAACTACCAATTCCGTTGAGCAAGGTACCCCAGAGATTGTTGGTATGTTGAACGGGGTAGTGGATGGACCTGCATACACCTACCAAGGAGGGGATGCATTCCTTTCCAAATTCAATATTGATTATTTCTACTTTCAGCCAAATACCAACCAAGCAAGGTTGATGCTGTATTCCGAAGTACAGTTTATTTTGGCAGAAGCGGCCCAAAGAGGGTGGATCAATGCCGATGCCCAAACATTTTATGAAAAAGGGGTAACAGCCAATTTTGAATACTGGGGCGTGGATTTGCCAGCAGATTATCTAACAAGTTCAGGAGTTGCTTTTGACAATAGCTTGGAAACCATCATGACCCAGAAGTACATCAACTTGTTCTATACCGATTACCAAGGATTCATCGAGTACAAAAGAACCGGTTTTCCTGCCACAATTGAGCCAGGACCGGATGCTTTCTATGATGTATACCCTAGTAGGTTCGAATACCCAAGCAATGAAGAATCTTTGAACAACGCGAACTATACCGAAGCTGCCAACAGAATTGGTGGAGATCAAATTACCACCAAAGTTTGGTGGGAAAACTAG
- a CDS encoding SusC/RagA family TonB-linked outer membrane protein yields the protein MKKSIVAFLLAFTVSIIGYSQVTFSGKVLDQNNVPLPGASVVAKGSANGVATDFDGNFEIELPGGNEILVISYIGYIAQDFDTAGKSNATIVLREDSQLLDEVVVTALNITRDEESLGYSVQKVAGEEISQSTSTNTVSTLSGRTAGVQVVTNGSGPGQSSSVVIRGYSSMQGDNQPLFIVDGIPINNNTDTRTNTLGGASNMNLDYGNGAAEINPNDVESISVLKGANATALYGSRAANGAVIITTKSGKGRKGGISFSSKTTFESVLKAPEYQGVYGQGKNFDFQFVDGYGSGTYDGVDESWGPLLDGTLRAQHDSPTSNGLRGGDVHGLDYVLGSSGVDLDRRGTITPTPFVYGGNPAEEFMETGRTLINTVSFYGSNDNGNYRVSYTNLDNKGIVPNTDIKRNTISASGDYQITDRLKVSSKINYIRSDSDNRHVNGYGTESVMYLFIWWGQQVNVNSLRNYWQDGLEGFQQFNYNYNYHDNPYFTMYENTNGLAKDRIIGNLSATYDISNDFKFMLRGGRDFFSEYRFIKRAYSTQRFPNGQYREDKINFQETNLDFLLTYDKNVTDKFHVNANFGGNRMVQKNHFNSLMANKLLIPGIYSFSNVDGALVQRTSRPEKQINSLYAFAQLGWNNSIYLDLTARNDWSSTLPEQNNSYFYPSASLSVVLSDLFDFGSQDVLSFAKLRGGWAQVGSDTDAYRLSDFYALGTPVGDNPTASPSNTLPNFDLKPEIQTSYEFGTDLRFFNNKLSLDATYYNTVSRNQILDIDLPITSGKTARTINAGKIRNQGLEVMLGVNPIRNEDFNWNSSFNFGLNRNRVLELADGVQRYQYGGNGISLIAEEGGSLGDMWGTGLVKVEDENSPYNGQVIFNEGLVQQDNTLRKLGNFNPDFTLGWNNTVTFKNLSLNFLFDWRQGGELLSRTRLIAATSGNVVETLWGRSPEYGGPHPGISDSGLSYTNDDGVTQTDGIIGDGVKLQDGGYVPNDVIVPANAYHNNRYRRDNDTEGIYDATFIKLREARLTYDFPTKLFKGDDIKKLSFSVIGTNLWLWAKDFNHGDPELLSFGGGSYVPGVENATVPTTRSLGFAINVEF from the coding sequence ATGAAAAAATCGATTGTAGCATTTCTACTTGCATTTACGGTAAGTATAATTGGCTATTCGCAAGTCACCTTTTCAGGAAAGGTATTAGACCAAAACAACGTTCCGTTGCCCGGTGCATCGGTTGTTGCAAAAGGTAGCGCCAATGGCGTTGCAACAGACTTTGATGGAAATTTTGAGATAGAGTTGCCCGGTGGTAACGAAATCTTGGTGATTTCCTACATTGGGTATATTGCCCAAGATTTTGACACTGCTGGAAAAAGTAATGCAACCATTGTGCTGCGAGAGGATTCCCAGCTATTGGATGAGGTTGTTGTAACCGCCCTTAACATTACTAGGGATGAAGAATCCTTGGGCTATTCTGTTCAAAAAGTTGCAGGTGAAGAAATTTCACAGTCGACCAGTACTAATACGGTAAGTACATTATCAGGTAGAACAGCAGGTGTTCAGGTGGTCACCAATGGCAGCGGTCCTGGGCAATCATCATCTGTGGTGATCAGGGGGTACTCTTCCATGCAGGGAGACAACCAACCGCTATTTATTGTGGATGGTATTCCAATTAATAACAACACCGATACCCGGACCAATACTTTGGGTGGTGCTTCCAATATGAATCTGGACTACGGTAACGGGGCGGCCGAAATCAATCCGAATGATGTGGAATCCATCTCGGTACTCAAAGGTGCAAATGCAACGGCACTTTACGGTTCCAGGGCTGCGAACGGGGCGGTCATTATTACAACAAAGTCTGGAAAAGGTCGTAAAGGCGGAATCAGTTTTAGCTCCAAAACTACTTTTGAAAGTGTTCTAAAAGCTCCAGAATATCAAGGAGTATATGGTCAAGGTAAAAATTTTGATTTTCAATTTGTGGACGGTTACGGAAGCGGAACCTACGATGGTGTAGACGAATCTTGGGGTCCATTGTTGGATGGAACTTTGCGTGCACAGCACGATTCTCCAACATCAAATGGACTTCGTGGTGGTGATGTTCACGGATTGGATTATGTGCTTGGGTCTTCCGGTGTTGATTTGGATAGAAGGGGAACCATTACACCTACACCATTTGTGTACGGTGGGAATCCTGCCGAAGAATTTATGGAAACCGGTAGAACTTTGATCAATACCGTTTCTTTCTACGGGTCCAACGACAATGGTAACTACAGAGTGAGCTATACCAACTTGGACAACAAGGGTATTGTTCCCAATACCGACATTAAGCGAAACACCATTTCTGCTTCTGGGGATTATCAAATTACAGATAGATTAAAGGTGTCTTCCAAAATCAATTATATCCGTTCAGACTCGGATAACCGCCATGTTAATGGATATGGTACCGAATCTGTCATGTATCTGTTTATCTGGTGGGGTCAACAGGTCAATGTAAATAGTTTGAGAAACTACTGGCAAGATGGTTTGGAAGGCTTCCAGCAGTTCAACTACAACTATAATTACCACGACAACCCATATTTTACCATGTATGAGAATACCAATGGGTTGGCCAAGGACAGGATTATAGGAAACCTTTCTGCAACCTATGATATCAGTAATGATTTCAAATTTATGCTGCGTGGTGGCCGGGATTTCTTTTCGGAATACCGATTCATAAAAAGAGCTTACTCGACCCAACGTTTCCCTAACGGTCAGTACAGGGAAGATAAAATCAATTTTCAGGAGACCAACTTGGATTTCTTGTTGACCTATGATAAGAATGTTACCGATAAATTCCATGTGAATGCCAACTTTGGTGGAAACAGAATGGTACAGAAGAATCACTTCAACTCCTTGATGGCCAACAAGCTGCTGATTCCAGGAATCTACTCTTTTTCCAATGTAGATGGAGCCTTGGTGCAGCGCACAAGCCGTCCGGAGAAACAAATCAATTCTTTGTATGCATTTGCACAGTTGGGTTGGAACAACAGTATTTATTTGGATTTAACGGCACGTAACGACTGGTCCTCCACCTTGCCGGAGCAAAACAATTCCTATTTCTATCCCTCGGCATCCCTGAGTGTGGTGCTTTCCGATTTGTTCGATTTCGGAAGCCAGGATGTTCTTAGTTTTGCCAAACTAAGGGGTGGTTGGGCACAGGTTGGTAGTGATACCGATGCCTACAGGCTTTCAGACTTCTATGCCTTGGGAACTCCAGTAGGAGACAATCCCACGGCCAGTCCTTCCAATACGTTGCCCAACTTTGATTTAAAACCAGAGATACAGACATCTTACGAGTTCGGTACCGATTTGAGGTTCTTTAACAATAAACTCTCCTTGGACGCTACGTACTATAATACAGTTTCCAGGAACCAAATTTTGGATATCGATTTGCCAATTACCTCCGGTAAGACTGCACGAACCATTAACGCTGGTAAAATACGTAATCAAGGTTTGGAAGTTATGTTGGGAGTTAATCCAATTCGCAACGAGGACTTTAATTGGAATTCTTCTTTCAACTTTGGTTTGAACCGAAACAGGGTTCTGGAATTGGCCGATGGTGTGCAAAGATACCAATATGGTGGCAACGGAATTTCACTTATTGCGGAAGAAGGAGGTTCCCTCGGTGATATGTGGGGAACTGGTTTGGTAAAAGTAGAAGATGAGAATAGTCCATATAACGGACAGGTAATCTTTAACGAAGGTTTGGTGCAACAGGACAATACCTTGAGAAAACTCGGAAATTTTAATCCCGACTTCACCTTGGGATGGAACAACACCGTGACCTTCAAAAATCTTTCACTTAACTTTTTGTTTGATTGGAGACAAGGGGGGGAGCTGCTTTCCAGAACACGTTTGATTGCTGCAACATCCGGGAACGTAGTAGAAACCCTTTGGGGGCGTTCGCCGGAGTATGGAGGGCCACATCCGGGTATCTCGGATTCAGGACTTTCTTATACCAATGACGATGGAGTAACTCAAACCGATGGTATTATTGGTGATGGCGTAAAATTGCAAGATGGTGGCTATGTGCCCAATGATGTAATTGTGCCTGCCAATGCTTACCACAACAACAGATACAGAAGGGACAATGATACTGAGGGTATTTATGACGCTACCTTCATTAAACTTAGAGAGGCTAGACTTACCTATGATTTTCCTACCAAATTATTTAAGGGAGACGACATCAAAAAACTCAGCTTTTCTGTAATAGGAACCAATCTTTGGCTATGGGCCAAGGATTTTAACCACGGAGACCCGGAATTGTTGTCCTTCGGGGGTGGAAGCTATGTGCCAGGGGTGGAAAATGCCACTGTGCCTACAACACGTAGTTTAGGATTTGCAATCAACGTAGAATTTTAA